One region of Armigeres subalbatus isolate Guangzhou_Male chromosome 3, GZ_Asu_2, whole genome shotgun sequence genomic DNA includes:
- the LOC134219461 gene encoding GPI mannosyltransferase 2: MTKHTNNHQTTTNKDQQHTSKRHHHDQHSQKQHSQSFSQMPSTALKSGAHDTTTSHISITSLALLSRLLVIALQIISNHLIPDHDAGVFLAPRDPEAIPGKFDGLVQTVLGGLHRWDSQYFLHISEHGYSYENTLAFFPLFPFIIKIIASVLGGNSSLVTYRELSLVIAVLLNVIFFVLAAKALYKLSNVVLGNKKKSELAVILFCFNPASIFFTAPYTESLYSWLSFAVMAQCIDDINSILITVPLSLSILCRSNGMLNIGFLLFFYMRRILSQNSFHNIICIGSKLFSILIIIIFHYGIAQVYSYYLFCFEQKFSFPLHVKEYAVAHNLVLAGNKTAESSPWCSNYLPLSYSYVQSHYWNVGFMQYYELKQLPNFLLALPAIYLVVSNSCKYIHENWDFCARIGLLRLSKKQLKNMRNYDRNAFVFIAHALFLALFSVFFVHVQVTTRMLASSSPVLYWFAAEYFTGDKAFIRRQVIRKLSRQVQDGTEPCAHVENHVELTEILDIKSMNLKQLSVLTYFIGYAVIGTVLFSNFLPWT, encoded by the exons ATGACCAAACatacaaacaatcatcaaacaACCACCAATAAGGACCAGCAGCATACCAGTAAGAGACATCATCATGACCAGCATAGTCAAAAACAGCACAGCCAATCCTTCTCGCAAATGCCTTCTACTGCGTTAAAATCAGGAGCTCACGATACCACCACCTCACACATCTCGATAACATCTCTAGCATTGCTAAGTCGTTTGCTGGTAATAGCACTGCAAATCATATCGAATCATCTGATCCCGGACCACGATGCGGGGGTATTCCTGGCCCCACGCGACCCAGAAGCCATACCCGGAAAGTTTGATGGGTTGGTACAAACCGTACTGGGAGGATTGCACCGCTGGGATTCACAATACTTTTTGCACATCTCCGAGCATGGCTATTCGTACGAGAATACCCTGGCGTTTTTCCCATTATTTCCgttcattatcaaaattattgcGAGCGTTCTGGGAGGAAACTCCTCGCTGGTGACATATCGGGAGCTCTCGCTGGTCATAGCCGTGTTGCTCAACGTGATTTTCTTTGTGCTTGCCGCGAAAGCCCTGTACAAGCTGAGCAATGTGGTGCTGGGCAACAAGAAGAAAAGTGAGCTGGCCGTAATCCTGTTCTGCTTCAACCCAGCGTCTATTTTCTTCACTGCCCCATACACGGAAAGTTTATATTCATGGCTTTCGTTTGCCGTTATGGCGCAATGTATCGATGACATCAATTCGATACTGATTACGGTACCGCTGAGTTTGAGTATTCTGTGTCGATCAAATG gAATGTTGAACATCGGCTTTTTGCTGTTTTTCTACATGCGTCGTATCCTGTCACAAAATTCGTTCCATAACATTATTTGCATTGGATCAAAGCTCTTTTCGATTCTGATCATCATAATCTTTCACTACGGAATAGCGCAGGTTTACAGCTACTATTTGTTTTGCTTCGAGCAGAAGTTCAGCTTCCCGCTGCACGTCAAGGAGTACGCAGTAGCCCATAACCTAGTGCTGGCTGGCAACAAAACAGCGGAATCGTCGCCCTGGTGCTCAAACTATTTGCCTTTATCTTATTCTTACGTACAAAGCCACTATTGGAATGTAGGATTTATGCAATACTACGAGTTGAAACAGTTACCGAACTTTCTTCTTGCCTTACCTGCCATCTATCTAGTAGTGAGTAACTCTTGCAAGTACATTCACGAAAATTGGGACTTTTGCGCCCGAATTGGTTTGCTCCGGCTCAGTAAGAAGCAGTTGAAAAACATGAGGAACTACGACCGAAATGCATTTGTGTTCATAGCTCATGCCTTGTTTCTGGCTTTGTTTAGTGTTTTCTTCGTGCATGTGCAGGTCACAACCCGGATGCTGGCATCTTCAAGTCCTGTGTTGTATTGGTTCGCAGCCGAATATTTTACCGGCGACAAAGCGTTCATTCGGCGCCAGGTCATCCGGAAGCTATCCAGGCAGGTCCAGGATGGAACAGAGCCATGCGCTCATGTGGAAAACCACGTCGAACTGACCGAAATTTTAGACATAAAATCGATGAATTTAAAGCAATTATCCGTTCTGACATATTTCATAGGGTACGCCGTTATTGGCACCGTTCTTTTTAGTAACTTTCTGCCCTGGACTTAA